A portion of the Hoylesella buccalis ATCC 35310 genome contains these proteins:
- a CDS encoding glycoside hydrolase family 13 protein — translation MKKLLFVISLLTQTFATYAQIQINRIDPTNWFVGMKDASLQLMVYGNDLHGTQVTTRDAGVQIDSVVQMPNAHYLLAYLNLKDAKPGIITLSFTKGKKTKKVKYELKQREMSGDKRMGFTNADVLYMLMPDRFANGDTKNDQIKGMNKYVCDRTKPSLRHGGDLEGIRKNLDYFTNLGVTALWFTPVLENNSPDTNGFSTYHGYATTDYYKVDPRFGTNEEYRQLIDEAHQKGLKVVMDMIFNHCGFEHPWLKELPSDDWLNVPEWLEEGKNTGKDEKTGMTNGTKTNSKYLQTSYKLTPVLDPYASEIDQKETVDGWFVPSMPDLNQRNTHVIKYLIQNSIWWIETVGIDGIRMDTYPYADRKAMALWMKTLNEEYPNFNVVGETWNTEPAYTAAWQKDCKLSDINSNLKSVMDFSFFEKINKAKNEETDGWWNGLNRVYNSLVYDYLYENPKDVMAFIENHDTDRFLGNGQDVAALKQALALLLTMNRTPQLYYGTEVLMNGTKEVTDGHVRQDFPGGFPGDAHTAFTAEGRSKAQNEMFNWLSKLLHWRQGNEVITQGKQIQFIPHQGVYVLARQYQGKTVLTVLNGTSKEAQLDVKRYAEVIGKSTAAHDVITGENVDVSKDIKLSPRQTLVTEL, via the coding sequence ATGAAGAAGTTATTATTTGTCATTTCCCTTTTGACACAGACTTTTGCGACGTATGCCCAAATACAAATAAACCGCATTGACCCAACCAATTGGTTTGTTGGGATGAAGGATGCGAGTTTACAACTCATGGTGTACGGCAACGACTTGCACGGCACTCAAGTAACCACCCGTGACGCTGGCGTGCAAATAGACAGTGTGGTACAGATGCCCAACGCACATTATTTGTTGGCTTACCTCAACCTGAAGGACGCCAAGCCAGGCATCATCACGCTGTCGTTCACAAAGGGAAAGAAAACAAAAAAAGTGAAATACGAGCTGAAGCAGCGTGAGATGAGTGGCGACAAGCGCATGGGATTCACCAATGCCGACGTGCTGTACATGCTCATGCCCGACCGATTCGCCAACGGAGACACCAAGAACGACCAGATAAAAGGCATGAACAAATATGTTTGCGACCGCACGAAACCCAGTCTGAGACATGGGGGCGATTTGGAGGGCATTCGCAAAAACCTCGATTATTTCACGAATTTAGGGGTGACCGCTCTATGGTTCACGCCTGTACTGGAAAACAATTCGCCCGACACCAACGGCTTTAGTACCTATCATGGCTATGCCACGACAGATTATTATAAGGTAGACCCACGCTTTGGCACTAACGAGGAATATCGACAGCTCATTGACGAAGCTCACCAAAAAGGACTTAAAGTGGTGATGGACATGATTTTCAACCATTGCGGATTTGAACACCCATGGCTCAAAGAATTGCCCTCTGACGATTGGTTGAACGTGCCTGAATGGCTCGAGGAAGGCAAGAATACTGGCAAAGACGAGAAGACAGGCATGACAAATGGTACAAAAACCAACTCCAAGTATTTGCAGACCAGCTATAAACTCACGCCGGTACTCGACCCATACGCTTCGGAAATAGACCAGAAAGAAACCGTTGACGGATGGTTTGTACCCTCCATGCCCGACTTGAACCAACGCAATACGCACGTCATCAAGTACCTCATCCAAAACAGTATATGGTGGATTGAGACCGTAGGCATCGATGGCATCCGCATGGACACCTATCCTTATGCCGATCGTAAAGCCATGGCACTGTGGATGAAGACGCTCAACGAGGAGTATCCCAACTTCAATGTGGTGGGCGAAACATGGAATACAGAACCCGCTTATACTGCGGCTTGGCAAAAAGACTGTAAGCTGTCGGACATCAACAGCAACTTGAAAAGCGTCATGGATTTTAGTTTCTTTGAGAAAATCAACAAGGCGAAGAATGAAGAGACCGATGGCTGGTGGAATGGACTGAACAGGGTTTACAACTCACTGGTGTACGATTACCTATACGAAAATCCAAAAGATGTGATGGCTTTCATCGAGAATCACGACACCGACCGATTCTTAGGTAATGGACAAGATGTCGCCGCACTCAAACAAGCCTTAGCCCTTTTGCTCACCATGAATCGCACTCCGCAGCTATATTACGGCACCGAAGTGCTGATGAATGGCACCAAAGAGGTGACCGATGGGCATGTACGTCAGGATTTCCCTGGTGGTTTCCCGGGCGATGCACACACGGCATTCACGGCAGAAGGAAGGTCAAAGGCACAAAACGAAATGTTCAACTGGCTCAGCAAGCTGCTGCATTGGCGACAAGGCAATGAAGTAATTACCCAAGGCAAGCAGATTCAGTTCATTCCCCACCAAGGGGTGTACGTCTTAGCACGCCAATATCAAGGTAAAACAGTGCTGACTGTACTTAACGGAACATCGAAAGAAGCCCAGTTGGACGTGAAGCGATATGCCGAAGTCATCGGCAAATCAACTGCTGCTCATGACGTCATTACCGGTGAGAACGTGGACGTGAGCAAAGACATCAAGTTGTCTCCACGCCAAACGCTTGTCACTGAATTATAG